In Shewanella psychrotolerans, the genomic stretch CCGACAGTCGAGTGAGTCCTAAAATTGGCTTAGTGTATCAGTGGTCTAATGACCTCAGTTTCTACGCGTCTTACTCTGAAGGCTTTTTACCGCTATCCGGAACTGACTATGCTGGCATGCCTTTCGACCCAGAAGAGAGTCTATCGACTGAAATCGGAATGAAGTTCAACGGCCATTGGCTGAATCAATTACCGATTAATGGCAGCATTGCAATTTTTGATGCTAAAAAGAGCAATATCTTAACCTCAGACCCAGTTAACGTCGGCTTCTCCGCCACGCTAGGTGAAGCAAAAAGCACAGGGGTTGAACTCGATTTAGCCGCCGACATTAGCGATTATTTACAAGCGCAAGTTTCCTATGCCTATTTAAACACTCGCACGGCAAACGATACCTTAAATGTCGATTGGGGCGTGTTAATTCCCGCAGGAAGCCCCCTAGTTAATGTTCCCGAACAGACAGCGAGCCTAGTACTAAAACAAGATCTAAATGAATTCGATATCGATGGCCATATCGGATTAAGTTGGCGCTATGTTGATTCACGCTTGGGCGACTCTGCGATGCCTAGCTTTGAACTTCCTTTTTATCAATTAGTGGGACTATTTGCCAACACCTACCTTAATGACAACTTAAGCCTTGGCGTTAATATCGACAACCTCCTTGATGAAGTCTATATCGCAAACAGTTATTCAGCCCTATGGGCCGTACCAGGTGAACCACGCAATTTCAAAGTGAGTGTAAAATATGAGTTCTAGTCTTTCGCACAGTGTCCATGGTGCATCGGCTCAGCATCCACAAACACCTCAGCGTACAGCGAGGATCAATAGCATTGATATCATGCGTGGCGCAGTAATGTTGATTATGTTGCTCGATCATGTCCGCGAGCGCTTTTTCTTACATATGCAAGTGAGCGATCCAATGGATCTAAGCACAACATCTTCGGCCCTTTTCCTCAGCCGATTTGCAGCCCACTTTTGTGCGCCCATATTTGTATTTCTGACTGGTGTTTCCGCTTGGCTATATGCCAATCGAAACCATAGTGGTGCCACTGGCAAGCCTCGTTCTGCGAGGGCATTTTTGATTAAGCGTGGGTTATTCCTCATTGCCCTCGAGATCTTAGTGATAAATTTTTCGTGGATGGGTAACTATCATACGCTTTGGCTGCAAGTTATTTGGGTGATTGGATTAAGTATGCTTGCTCTTGCCGCGTTAATTAATCTACCAAGGTTATGGATGGCATTATTAGGTTTAGCGATAGTATTTGGACATAACCTGCTAACCCCGATAGGTTTTAACTATGGCGATTGGGGCTACAGCCTGTGGACCTTACTGCATGACCGAGGCTACCTAGTTGCCGAGGGCTCGCTTAAAGTCAAAGTAAGTTATCCCACCCTACCTTGGATCGGTGTCATTTTACTGGGTTATGTCATGGGGCCACTATTTAGCGGTAAGAATTCAGCTTCACTACGCCAACAAAAATTACTGTTTTTAGGAGTCAGTAGCTTGCTGCTATTTGTGTTTTTACGTGGCCTCAATATCTATGGTGAGACTCTACCATGGCAAGCAGGGACAAATTTAAGTGAAACCTTAATGTCAGTCTTTAACTTAACCAAATATCCACCATCTCTAAGCTTCTTGCTGGTTACCTTAGGTGGTATGTTTTTGTGTTTAATTGCTTTTGAGAAAAATATGGGCCGAGTTGGTCATTGGCTTGCGGTATTTGGTTCAGTGCCAATGTTCTTTTACATATTGCATCTATACGTTCTTTTGCTGTTACAAAACACGGCGAAGTTTATGTTTGGCGCCAATTATGGTGATCTGTTTGGTGTTGATCACATTGCATGGGTTTGGGCAATCACAGTGATTTTAATTCCATTACTTTATTATCCAGTGAAGCAGTTTAGTGCTTATAAACAGCAAAATAATCAAGCTTGGATTAAGTATCTATAAAGCACGCTCTTGAACACCCAGTGATCATTCATTACTGGGTGTTCTCTATCAGGTCGACATAACAACGACTTGCCCGTGATATCTGAGTTTTTACCACCCGTTTAATCGCTAGGTTTTACCTCTTAGCACTTAGTCCCTATAATCGCCCTATAAAGGCAACTCCCCTCGACCATTGGACACTCCATGTTAAGTTATCGCCACGGTTACCACGCCGGAAATTATGCAGATGTGCTTAAGCACACCTTGTTACTGCAAACCCTTAAGCTGATGCATAAGAAAAATAAACCTATGGTGTATATCGACACCCATGCTGGGGCTGGTGGTTATGCCTTGTCGGATGAATTTGCGCAAAAAACCGGAGAATACTTGGAGGGTGTCGCTAAACTGTGGAACAAAGATGACCTGCCACCACCGCTGCAAGATTACATCAACGATGTGAAACATTTTAACAGCCCAGATAAACTAGAGTTATACCCAGGCTCACCTTCGTTTGTCGATATGAACCTGCGCGACAACGATCGCATGGTGCTGCATGAACTGCACAGTGCTGACTTTGCCACTTTAGATGAGCAACTAGGCGCGGATAAAAAAATCAAAGTGATTAAAGGCGATGGCCTACAAGGCCTAATAGCCGCGGTGCCGCCACTGGAGCGCCGCGCCGTGGTATTAATCGATCCCAGCTATGAGATAAAAACCGATTATCAAGAGGTGTCCAAGGCGGTGATTCAAGCCCATAAACGCTTCGCCACTGGCGTGTATATGATCTGGTATCCTGTGGTGAATCGTGCACAAACCGAGTCGATGTTTGAGTTATTAAAGCAAAGTGGTATTCGTCGTCAGTTACGTATCGAACAAGCCATTAAAGCCGACAGTGATGAGTTTGGCATGACAGCCGCCGGCCTATGGGTCATTAACCCACCTTGGCAGCTCGATGAAATAGCACAAACCACACTCGATTATCTTGGCCCACTGCTAAACCAAGGTGGTGGCTCGACTCAGGTAACATGGGAAGTAGGCGAATAGGCCGCTAAAAAAATGCCTCGCAGGGAGTGCCTTGGTGATAGCTCACCTGCCAACGCTCTCCCTCATATTTCCACAAGGACGTTCGCAATGAATAGCGTTTATCCAGCTCGTTGACAGGCTTAAAACTTGCGCGATAGGTCAACTGAGCTAAATCATGGCTCAATAGGCGATA encodes the following:
- a CDS encoding DUF1624 domain-containing protein, coding for MSSSLSHSVHGASAQHPQTPQRTARINSIDIMRGAVMLIMLLDHVRERFFLHMQVSDPMDLSTTSSALFLSRFAAHFCAPIFVFLTGVSAWLYANRNHSGATGKPRSARAFLIKRGLFLIALEILVINFSWMGNYHTLWLQVIWVIGLSMLALAALINLPRLWMALLGLAIVFGHNLLTPIGFNYGDWGYSLWTLLHDRGYLVAEGSLKVKVSYPTLPWIGVILLGYVMGPLFSGKNSASLRQQKLLFLGVSSLLLFVFLRGLNIYGETLPWQAGTNLSETLMSVFNLTKYPPSLSFLLVTLGGMFLCLIAFEKNMGRVGHWLAVFGSVPMFFYILHLYVLLLLQNTAKFMFGANYGDLFGVDHIAWVWAITVILIPLLYYPVKQFSAYKQQNNQAWIKYL
- a CDS encoding 23S rRNA (adenine(2030)-N(6))-methyltransferase RlmJ, which produces MLSYRHGYHAGNYADVLKHTLLLQTLKLMHKKNKPMVYIDTHAGAGGYALSDEFAQKTGEYLEGVAKLWNKDDLPPPLQDYINDVKHFNSPDKLELYPGSPSFVDMNLRDNDRMVLHELHSADFATLDEQLGADKKIKVIKGDGLQGLIAAVPPLERRAVVLIDPSYEIKTDYQEVSKAVIQAHKRFATGVYMIWYPVVNRAQTESMFELLKQSGIRRQLRIEQAIKADSDEFGMTAAGLWVINPPWQLDEIAQTTLDYLGPLLNQGGGSTQVTWEVGE